AGGTGTAGCATCAAATGTCGGCGCTAACTCTTGCCACAACCTGGATGCCTTCACTTGGAGAATACAAAATCTTAACTGTAGATCTATTTTATAAGATGAGTGTTTTTTACATCTCGCTTCAGATTCACTTTGTTTGCGTTGCTTCTTTATTAGCATCTAGCGCAGCCCCGTAATACTTAGGCCTTTCAAGTGTTGCATCACATCTTAAAGGTAcattatgtaatattttgtcttattaaataatcaaatcatgtaaacaaaaacaaagcaaaaagaaaaacaaataatgatatACTGTAATACCAGTTTCAACCACACGGCGGCTTCATGCGTTAGCTCGCTAGCTAGGTTTGTACATCACTTCTATAGCATCCAGTCTTCCCATCACAATCTAAATCCTCCAAAAactttgctgtgtttttagaTGCCAGGTTAGCAAGTAGCTTCATAATgctaacatactgtatatgtagcaTTTAGCTTGTTCTCTAATTGTATTAGGATGACGCAGCACTTTCCAGCCTGTCCTAAGACCTACAGCTGTTAGCGGGTTTCCATCTAGCTTGTTCCAAGTTCCAACACATGCTAATGCTTATTCTGTCGCTACGTTGACCATTACTGTAGCATCTAGTCCAGGGTTGTCGGAACGTATTCaacttcaggggccaaacaaaACCTAGTTTGAGCTCAAGTGgcccaaagaagaaaaatacagatttttggGGGGTGTAAAAGTTTTGGAGTTTTGCGTTTAAAGAAAATGTCCATAATTCACTTAAAAATATTTGAGGTGTAGAAAATTATCTTACAGATATTATCTCACATAATTTGTGACATCATTTGGCAGAAATTGCTGAAAATTGGAGTTCTGGcaaacaatttgcaattaaaaatgacatgatGTGCGATCATGGTgtagtgcaggggttctcaaccttaaggtcaggaccccatttgaggttgtgagacactgggtgGGGgtcatcagatgccttcaagaaaaatacattttcagaacAATTTGCGgccatttttgcttaattttatcctttttttgccactacaccaaacttgccatattttaacctattttcataactttttcttgccatatttttactccttttaatgcatttttgctatattactcattaaatttcaatgctttttctgcacatttttttctaatttcaagacattttcagcacttatttataaaccctttccaccacttttcccacccaatgtcatgttgacccattattgtcacttttagcctcttttcaccatatttcatgcttttttctgccaatttaaccacattcattatttgtcatgccctttgtttttgagttttaactaattgtttcaatattgacactgtgaaccattttttaaccactttttctgtctgttcttGGCTCCATATCCACAgttgatattattcagatgaataaatacatgtggttatcacagattcatagaacaatggaccatcatttttgctGACTTAATGGagggtacagtgggggtccctggtctctggccacctttattttggggggtcgtgggctgaaaaggttgagaaccactggtgtagtgGATACTCTTTAATGTCTAGCTTTGCGTTACTGTTGTGTctagtttttcttttcttccaaCATCAGAGTGAGTCACTCTATCATAAATGTGACAGTCTGCTATAAAGCCTTAGTAAGTGTAAACCACGCGTTATGTTACATAATGTACCTTTAAGGTTTTGCTCATCTCCAACCACAGCTGCTTTCGTTGCATCCGGGTGATGCAtgcttttcaaataaaaaaaaaaaaatgtaaaaaatgtgtcGCCTTGACAATCCGAGCTGGTTTacagttgttttatttgtttttttttagctttctaATGAGTGAGGATACAGGGCACTCCTCTAtatttctgtctctctctctctgtgtgtgtgtgtgtgtggatggacTGTCATAAAGGGGTCAAAGCTGAACATGTTACAAGCTTTCAAGAGATGACCAGTCTGTCATTAAGATGCTCTTCTCTAACACTTACGTGTGGATGGTTGgtatttgttttgggttttttttttacactctaAAAAGcagctgttgtgtgtttttaacgaGCTCTGAACAacaatgtatgtatgtatgtacccTCTAATATGCCAAATGTCTTTTTTATAATGTAGTTTTCATGCACTGTTTGAATGAAACGGGGCAGAGTGAGAGGCAGCTTTAAACGAACttgtgaaaaaagaaacaaaatcaaaaaaaacagagagaagaagaagtagtGTGGAGTCCTGTGTCGCACTCAGCCTTACTTCTTAAGACTATTTGGCTGTTTGCACTACTTTCTTGTTTTTCCGCCCTCTTCTTCATCGCTAACGTCTTCATACGTACATTTGGAGTCTTCTCTAGCTTTGCTGCAATCACACCTTTTTCTCTTCTGTTCTGTTGTttcaccccccccccatccACTTCTCACTGTATCTGTGTATTATTCTTGTAAATGGTAAGCAGAGGTGTCATTGTGGTAGTATACTCAGTGCTCAAAAGGATGCTGATGGTAGAAAAAAAACCTGTGCCGTTTGTAACATTTAGCAATAACGTCAAAAACAAAGAGGacggtttttgttttttttttttggtatttttgtttttgtgtttgttttttttgtttttttaaaaaaacatgcattagtttgtttttgtacatATTGCAGCTCCAGATCATGCTCAAAACTGTATGTGatttaaaagatgaaaaaaacaagaaaaaacttgCAATATTGGCATAAAAACCAGaaataaaaagtgattaaaaaatatatcacaCTTTGTGAatgattttttacattttacgcCACTTTACAATTGTCActgtcaaagtgtttttttttttttaacaatttaattctATAATCATGGAACCTGTGGGTGTTTTTGGCTATAGACAGACTTTGCATTTGCAGCGTAGCCAATGAGCCACTAGGGGACCCCAAAACTGAGTCATCAGTCTCACCTAAGGAGAAttaaatgtaccttttcttttaaAGTAAATACGGGTACAttttcatgaaaataaatgtaggatTAAAGTAAAAGACAATTTGAAATCATAAGCTGTGGCTTGTGATTTTGAGACGTCAATAAGCCAAAGTTATTGAGACTCCAAAGTCATTCAGTTTGCGAAATCCGCCGATTGGTATTATGGGAATTGAGCAGTTCGTGAACCACTTGactcacatttttcaaaattgtacTTGTACGTCATCCAAATGATGTTCACATAAATCTTCTGACAGGGATTTACCCACAAACTATTGTCGAAGGTAGAAATCACAGGTcgaaactttgtttttttacaatcGCCTTTTTAtaaaatggtcatgtgacttgaactttggaAAAATTTTGCTCTTTGCGTTATGGGATTTGGAATCCCGGAGGCGAATGCGATTTTGGCCGCTTTGAGGTGTTTCCGTGGGAGCCGCAATATCAACACCCACAACAAGAAATGccatgtttttggggtcacgaTGGCATCACTAGTGAATCAGGTACGGTTTGAAAAAACCAGCTTTAATACCAGCGTTAATAGTTTATGACgagaacaaaaactatatcaaaatatattgatatttttgttaactaataaatACTAAGCTATAATGTTGATATGGGATGAAATCAAATCAGTACTTTTGTTGCGTAGAAGGCGGGACAAGTCGTTAAGTGATCCAATAAGAACTTAAGCTGATTGTGTTTGCCTACTTAAGAATCAAATCAGTCTGTGTATATTTACAAAGATTCATGCAATCCCATATCTACGGTGGCCAGTAGGTGTCAAACGATTCGCAAATAAGAACACCGCATTATTAAATAAGAAAACCACAAATGGAAAAGCTACAGAACGAATGGAAGCATCAGTACAACGTATGTCGAAAGACTTCAACTGTTAGCTGTTACGGTTAGCTAGCCGTGTTCTGACAGACGTTATCTCTACGCACACAACTCGGTAAAAAGTTCAGAAAGGTaagtaaaacattgttttctgtgttttaaaactTCAGCTAAGATAAGTATAGCTTTGTATGGGTCTCACCTTGCGATAGAATATGAACTGGTATAGTGTAATCTTATATCTAGCTTTTAGAAACCCTCGAGCGTTATACCATGTGACTAATCTTGGCTATTATAATGTATAATCTGAACTGAAGTCAATGTGGTGTTGTGGTATTtgcgtttgtgtttttcttttttgcatttgttatgttttttgtttgcgaATCGTCTGACACCTACTGGCCACCGTACATATATATAGATcaatgatagatagatatatatttatttgttcttggctTGCTTCAAATACATACAATACAAatgataaacattcattttaacaaccaaaaatggAATGGGCTGAAGCAGTAACTGCTTATCGGAGCCCATCACCAAACAacgttataaaaaaaacatcattcaaAACAcatccattttgttttttcatttaaggaaagtttgtttttcttaagccatttttctaattttgtcaaTTCATTTTCTACTAATGAAATGAATTCATTAGTATCTTGTCCAGAACAAAATACGTTTGTGTCATCAGCAAACATAATTAACTTCAGAACATCAGTTAAATATATTACTGTATAAACATCTTAGGCCCCAAAACTGAGCCTTGTGGAATTCCATAAGATAATATCAGGTTAAAATAacttgtgcattatattttagtcgactatcttgatgtcatttagttgactaaaactaatcCTGAACTGAAATAGTCTCAATGACTAACTTTGAGTAAAACTAAGTtgctttttagtcaaaatgactAACTTTGCTGTCAGAATTAACAATGGTCCCCATAAAGCTAGAAACGGCTCTTGCGTTTGAGATAAAACAACATAAGTAAAcaattgtaaattatttaacCCTTcttttatccttggggtcaatttgaccccattcaatgtttatcattcaaaaaatagtagttgactcttttttttattttgcttcatatttctcgacttttcctaatttgatgagtaaaattgattaagcataaaattatcatgatatcttttcaatgtgctgaacgcatattgcacgcattggtgttcctctggggtcaaattgacctaATGCTGTTTTAACTGTGTAACACTCAAGGTTTCAAGGggttatttacagtatgtgttcaacaaataaacaaaaacttggGGTctgattgaccccaagggtaaatagagtaatatttgaggataataggatgGTTAAATAAATTCAGCTGAGAGTGAAACAGTAATCAGAgtttacacaacacaatagTCACTAGTAAAACACAGAGGTACATGATAATAAACGCCTAAAGCCACTGAGATTATTTATACATTCACTTCCATGCCAGAGCAGAGGCACGTTATCGTACACGTTGGACAAAACACTTTCCCGTCAAAGCTAAAAGTAACCGTTTACCAAAACACACGACACTGAGGTTGTGTCATCGGcatagaaacaaacaaatacaacgAAAGTAGGTTTGCTACATCAATGCTGTCCTGTTTATAACAGTGAGAATCACTGGAAACCAGGAGGGGATACTGGGAATTTTTGATGCAGGTGGTCCAAGTCCCACTGAATTGATAAGGCCTCTCCAGTTTCTATGGTACACACAGTCCCAAGTACACAAACAGAGAGGCAGAGAGAGCTCTGAAGCTTCAAATTTTAGATTTGTAACTTCTGGTTGTGGCAGTCAGGGGTTTTGTTGCTTCTTGGCTTTCAGAGATGACGATGTGTTGCTTTTTTCTGCTTCGTTGATCGTCTTTAAATCCATATCTGACACACTGGCCCTGAAGCTGTATGTTATCAGAAGGAGCTGAACTGTAAGAGAACATTCGTCCGTGCTGACAGAAATACACGCAAACAAGGAGACATCATCCACGTAACGCCAAAGTAATGCCAAAGCTCACAGACCcatcacaaacacaacaacacacccATTTGGGAAGTCAGGCATCCGATACGTAGTGACTTTTCTGTAACAGAAGAGATTTCACCATGCCGAAGAGCTGCTGTGTGTGGCTGTTCGTCCTAATGGCAAAAAGAATACAGATGGAaagatttttataatttccaAAAGAGAAAAATCGCAGAAAACGCTGGCTTTCCTTCATAGGATGGAGGAAAATGCAACAGTCTGTTAGGGTGGAAAAGGGTAAAACCTCCAACGTCTCAAAAATGCCTGCTGGGGAACTATATGAGCTCATTGAGGctaagagggagagagaaacatCCTAGACTTTAAATATGAATGGAAATCCCACTACAAGGTTATTCTACACTTTTAGTGACACAAATGCTAAATTAGATGacacataaaagtaaaagttgaggagaaagtgactgtaCATCTAACCGCCGTTTTGCTAACACGTCATTCCGCCCGACTCGGGGTGCTTGGATCCTGCCCAAATTCCAGAGTCGGGGTCCCGAGCTCAAGTGTCGTTTAATTGCACTTTTCCGATTCGTTCTGTCTGATTTATCCAGGTTCTGAGTGCAATCAAATGTTGCATTATATCTGTTTTGAACACTGTTATATACTCACGGGGTTCATTTAGGAGGTAATTGTAAAGATCTGGGTTTGGTGAAATTGGGCCAATGTTTTTGATTGCTCATCCAAGTGTTGGCTGGGACTTTGTATGGACACTCAGATATCCCTAGAACTGTTAACTTGGCCTTACGTATGTCATCCCCTGGCCTCTTCTGGTAGTGTGTCTTCATAATTGTGTGCCATTTTAAAAGACTAGAGACACTCCAGTATTTCAATAAAGCTGGTTTGTCATCGGATATACAGGATGCGGAGGAGTAATTTCACCCTTTTATTTACTACCGCTAATGTCATCTGTGATGTAAACCCAACTTCCCGAATGGAGAGAAACGTTCGTCCCGTTTTACATGGGCTCCCCCCAGGCTGAGCTGCGGATCCCTGTGTAGGTGAAGCGTGTGCTGTCTCCAGTCGGCGGAGTGTGACACTTCAGCTCTGGACTCTTGGGTCCAGGTCCACATCTTCCAGCTGCTTCCCCCTTGGTGCTCCTGCTCCCAGCCGAGCGTTCCAACGGGCCCCCGGCGGCCGCCCTCCCACAACAGTCTCTGAAGGTGGCCAGCATCCCCTGGCGAAAGCGCTTGTTCATGAAGCAATAGATGATGGGGTTGACGCAGGCGGAGGTGTAGGACAGCAGGTGGATGAAGGAGATGGGGGCGCCGGTCAGGCGGTAGGCGGAGCGCCGGTCGAAGGCTTGCCACGCGTTGACCACGAACACAGGCGTCcagcagaggaagaagaggcAGACGATGACCAGGAGCATGCGGATCACGCGCTTCTTGGCCATCAGGTTGGACCTGGAGCTGTTGCTGGACACGCGTCCCACCATTGGTTTACTGCTCCCTGTAGTCAGAGTGATGCTCTTCCTTTTAGACGGCTGCAGGTAGCAGCCATCGCTGTCTCCTGGTTTTATGCTGCCCGTGCTGGGTTGTCTCTCTGCAGAgtaagagaagaagaagaagaagaagaagagtgaaGGAGGAGTTGTAGCagatatgtaattacagaactctctaCTGGTCAGTTCTgctcagactgccctaagcagacCATATACCATTGTACACTGATAGTAATCACCAAGCTTTCTACCTGAGGAGGCTCTGCTATGTcatgactaccgctatcagcaacataaaTAACCCTGAGGCACACACACTTAGGGCTTTTTAACCTCTGACATCCCAGACCGGTCTGGTTCACAAAACCCTGTGAcataataaaccctgtgtctgcATCTGACCAGAAACTCTAAAGCTTGGCTTCATTTAATTCTTCTAAACTGCCACAACAGTAGAGACACAGCTAAAGCTCCACCTAGCTTCACCTAGCTACACCGTGGAGTTCATGCAGCAACTGCACATCACTGGTCAATGTAGATGGAGTCTCAAGGAGAACTGGCTTTAGCATTAGGATGTTGTTCAAACCACAAGGTAGAGTATGTAGCTCAAGTGCTACGCTAACACTCATAGCAAATTAACATTATGACAGATTTGAGCTAAATCCACAAAGCTAGAGAGAAACACATTGAGCATTTAGCTGAATAGCTATATATCATGTGTTGGAGCTACTATTGACGTGGCTGGACGCCCCTGCAAAGTTGACCAAGACAATATTATAGTGATTCCCAGAAGGAAAATTGTGCCAGATTCGAAACAACATTTGTGCATCACCACCAGCACGTGAAGGAGGTAAGATGGTGCCATTTAAAGTTTCTGAGGGGAACTCTTTAATCTCTATCAAGAGGATGTAACTGAAGCACTTAGCATGAAGCTAACGTAGCCGTAAGTCCAAAATGTAgctaggacaacaaaaacaaagatccAATACACAAATGGATATGATTACTTTAAAATATTTGAGTCACAATTGTTATTAAAGACCTTAAACATGTTAGTTTTGACTACGATACCTTTGATTTAAAGTTTAAGACATTTTCTTTAGGCGAGTCTCGTGTTACGTGCTTAACTTTCCTACCTCTGCTAGATTTCCAGCTGGAGAGTTCAAACCTGATGCCTCTGTACAGCTCCAGGGAAATGAGTCCATACGCCGTCATCATGATGATGCCGGGGATGAGGAAGAGCATCAACAGTAGCGACACGTACCTGCAGGAAAGTAGAtcattcagccaatcagagacctGAGTTTTTGACTCGTGTTGAATCGGGAACAGCCTCTCTTTCCATCTGTCGTTCAGGTGTGCTGAGCTCAGACTGATTCTCACCTGTTCGAGGTGTTCACTCAGCACTTTCAGCCTGTCTTCCTGACGCGCTCATTAATAGTTGTTATACTGTTAACACCTTGGATGGAACCGTCTCAACCTTGGGTCTCCTGCTCTCCTTCAGATTCTTGTACTAATACTAGTGgactttattttaaactgtggaTGGATTTCCTTCACTGTTGCCATGGATCATCTGGCTTTCAACCGATCCATGAGCTTCAGCGTGTCAATTCCCATCTGTACGAATAACCAGACCACTTGGATTTATCACCTTGGTAACCATAATCAAAGTAAATCAATCTTATTCAATGTTAACCCCGAGTTCTTGTTGACGATATTGTACTTTTTCTCTCCAGTTCTGCATTATTTACATCTTTTCTACCAGACGACCTCATTTCCATTTTTTGCTAATAGTTAGCTTTTTGTTGTAtcttctttaataatgatacagtaggtccaaatgtacgGGCACCCCTATTATTCTGAAATATCGCAATGAAATATGCAATTTGCGACCGATTCGGATGAAATTTGGTGTGGCAATTAAAACACTAATccgacataactgagttaaatttcataaaggtcggtcaattatgaaccgagatatgaattaaaaaaaaaatgttaccaaTGTTGAGATAGTGATTTTTCACTATCCAGATCCTCTTGAAAATTGTATGTAATCTTTCATGGCGTGAGGTCTACCTTTAATTAGAATTGTGACAAAATTCCAAAACAAATCCCACAATAATTGTGATTCAAGAAGTTAATTAATTTGACATGAAGCagttcatcaaacatctacataTCATGTAGTTCGTTAAATAttggtttagaaaaaaaaaaaaacaacacacaaaataccaaaaaaatacaataaataacaagaaacataaaataacaatattacactaacaacaaaaacacatcaaaaagcaacataaaatgcacaaaataacaatattaaacacacaaactaacaacaaaaacacactaaatacttaaaaacacaaaataacctaacaaaaaaagtaacaaaaacccaataaaaaaaaactgacacaaaaaaacgaacacaaaaaacacacaaatataaaaaacaaccacaaaataaaaaccaaaacacttcaaataacaacaaaaacccacacaaagcCTTTTTCCTTTGCTGTATGAAACGTTTAACAGATTAGTcactattctaaatgctgacatgaatttaGCTAAAATCACATTCTATGGCCCCCACTGAATAAAAGCGCTTCTCGCCTCTATCATTTATATCGAGACAGGTGCAGCTGAAATTGcttaacaacattttttttttctcttgagaATCtaatttcctttgttttttacgCTCATTTAAGACCTTAATTTGCACAAATTAAATTCCACGACTTTTAAAGGCTTGTTAGTGCCTCAGGGAAACGCTGAACATTTGTTTTGCCACATATAACCTGATCAAGAAGTGAGAAACTAAGTAGAAACTGGCTGTTTtttctctgtgtggtgagaaaATCAATAGAGGGAGAAAGTGGAACGGTGACGAGTGGATCCATATAGGCTGGTTTCCATCTCACCAGGACTGCTGGATGGTGTCTTTGGGCCACACCAGGCGACACATGTGTCCCGTGCTGTTGTTGAGGCGCGTGAACTGCTTGAGTGTGCTGGAGATGGGGTAGGGCAGCATCAGGATGAAGGAGGCCACCCAGGTGACGGTGATGACCCGGGCCGCGTGGGACTTGGTCTGCCACGTCCTGGAGGTCAGAGGGTTACAGATGGCGCTGTAACGCTCCAGGGAGATGGCCACCAGGTTGAAGGTGGAGACGCTGACGGAGACACCTGCAAGCATAACACACTGAAACACTTCTGATGGAAAACACAGGATTATACTGGTATGAAACCTCTGGTTCGTTCTTTAGAGCACCTGTGTCAAATCCGCAGAAGCATCACTCTTTGCAAATCACTATAAACAGTAAGATGTAGATATCTCACTCCCTTCAATAAAACTGGAGTTTGCAATAGCTACTACATTATTTGCAGTTTAATATTGAACCataatttcctaaaaaaaatgcagaattcTCCCAAATCAACCCACAGAATTCCAGCAAATTGCTTTGCAGATTTTCGGAAAATTGTGTTGCAGATTTTCCACAAATTGCGCTGCAAATGTTTGGAAAATTGCGTTgtagattttcagaaaattgtgtTGCAAATCCTCGTAACTCTGAAAgaaggaacaagcgggtcagaacatagatggatggatgcattgCAAATTTTCTGCAAATTGCGTTGCAAATCTTTGAAAAATTGCGTTAAAAAACCCCGCGACCATGAAAAAAAGGAACTAGCGGGTCAGGAAGAAGATAGATGAATGCGTTGcaaatttttggaaaattaaTTGCAAATTTATGTAAAATTAGTTGCAAATTTACGTAAAATTAGTTGCAAATTTACGTAAAATTAGTTGCAAATTTACGTAAAATTAGTTGCAaatcaaaatatataaattaaatatacaattattttaagtgccataaaacagtaTACATCACTggtagtttcatgtcacagatgttagttctacctccgGTGTTAAGTATCCGTTTTCAgtaaaatggtcccaaactttcgagactttaggttggttcttcttctgttgtgcatttcttcttcacaatgtaaatggtgaagcgacactgcacccagcagttcatgtatggtactgcagcaaaagtgACGCAGAGCGGCCGCCGACCTGATTTCATCACAAACTTATAACATTAAACGACGCATCGACACAAATTATTGTAGTCaccattatcaattatgttattaatcatttacatttacatcattTACACACATCCGCCTACAAGCTCGCCGTTTTTTAACATAAGCCTTCGAAGTGAAAAACATATGAATGTTGAATCGAAGCAGGAAGTAAATCCTGCTctgaaaacaagaagaacagcagataaagtccaaaaaaaaaagatgaatagaAGAAAAATAACCAAGAAAACAATGGCGcggaaaaaatgttaaaaaataaacaaaaatgatttgttCCAAAAAGTGGGCTCAAGCAGAAAAGATCGGCAAATAGATCGCACACGATGTTGTGCGTTGTTAAAATGTCTTACCTTTTCTAATGAAATGAAACGTTTGTAATGAATCAGTTTGACGATGGTGTGATAAATCTGTATGTGACAAACATGCCAGAATATCAGACCTCGGGTCCGTGTTGTAATTAACTTCTGTCTTTCGGGAGTTTAATCACCTTCACTTTAAGTGCTGAGCGTTAGCATAAAAATAACAGCACGACTCAGACTAATAACGACAACACAGTGACAATAACAGGAGGCTCTATAAATACACTCTACTGTCTGTCGTTTGCAAACTGAACAGAGTGACacataaacaaatcaaaatgcGGACAAATGATGATGTAATAATCCTGAGGGCAGCGTGAGATCCCTGAGCCACACACAGGATGCAGGAGAAAAGGAAAACCACATTTCACAGCCCAGCTGTAATTGGATGAAAAGGAGAGATTAGTATTAAATTTGCAGCATCTGTAATGACTTCACCTTTATTAGCAGCTTTCCCACTGGctttgtgtgcgtgcgcgtgtgtgtgtgttacaggaaGAAAGCTGTATGGGGATTTGTCAGAGTTACAGGCAAATGAAAGCTGCGATCTGATTGGATCGACTCACCTCAAAGTCCCAAAGCAGTAGAGGCACGTGGGTGATGTGCATCACACACACGCAACTCTGTCTACTGTAATTCAGTACGGACCCCTCAACATAAATACagtacaaaaggacaacaacaacacaaagacagagaatgacacagaaaatgaaagaaaaatacagaaaatcactacaaaactacacaaaatgacaccaaaattacataaaatgaaagaaaactacacaaaatgatgcagaaaataatataaaactccacaaaattctaaataaatacacacattggcAACAAGGATACACAAAAGAAGCAGAAAACTACACAGAATttaagataaatacacaaaatgacaccaagaacatacaaaatgacagaaatacacaaatgaacaacaaaaaagctCAAGCAAatcacaaagcaacaacagaaacacacaaatgaaatacacaatgacagcaaaattacacaaaattaaatagaaaaacacaaaaaaaaacctccaaaaacatacaaaactacactgaaaaaagcacaaaatgactaaaactacacaaagtccaacaaaaaaaccaaacacaaaatggctacaAATACAAAC
This window of the Gouania willdenowi chromosome 18, fGouWil2.1, whole genome shotgun sequence genome carries:
- the cckar gene encoding cholecystokinin receptor type A; this encodes METFTVNELLINSTDLNRILCNLGIKNISLCESEADSSPEPKDINQTVRIVLYSLIFLLSVVGNSLIIAVLLRNRRMRTVTNLFLLSLAVSDLMVSLVCIPFTLIPNLMRDFVFGIGICKLVMYFMGVSVSVSTFNLVAISLERYSAICNPLTSRTWQTKSHAARVITVTWVASFILMLPYPISSTLKQFTRLNNSTGHMCRLVWPKDTIQQSWYVSLLLMLFLIPGIIMMTAYGLISLELYRGIRFELSSWKSSRERQPSTGSIKPGDSDGCYLQPSKRKSITLTTGSSKPMVGRVSSNSSRSNLMAKKRVIRMLLVIVCLFFLCWTPVFVVNAWQAFDRRSAYRLTGAPISFIHLLSYTSACVNPIIYCFMNKRFRQGMLATFRDCCGRAAAGGPLERSAGSRSTKGEAAGRCGPGPKSPELKCHTPPTGDSTRFTYTGIRSSAWGEPM